In Trifolium pratense cultivar HEN17-A07 linkage group LG7, ARS_RC_1.1, whole genome shotgun sequence, a genomic segment contains:
- the LOC123894785 gene encoding protein SMAX1-LIKE 8-like, whose amino-acid sequence MPTPVTAARQCLTPEAGKALDEAVTVAKRRGHAQTTSLHAVSALLSLPSSSILRDACCRSRNSAYSPRLQFKALDLCLSVSLDRAPSSHNNVSSDQEPPVSNSFMAAIKRSQANQRRHPDNFHFYHQQQQQQQQLQNQQTFSVSAVKVELQHLVLSILDDPVVSRVFAEAGFRSSEIKIAILRPLPNLFRSRGPPVFLCNLPEQPRRGFGIGLGLGFPFLNGFGEEDEIDNFRRIGEILVRSKGKNPLLLGACANDALRNFTDTVEKQREGVLPLELAGLRVFCIGKELMSGDSEVVSLRLKQIAVIVEECVGPGVVVSFGELNGFVNDEDGGGGFGEGVVRELGKLLNIHYDKFWLVGSSASYESYLKFLGRFPSVEKDWDLQILPITSVKPAESYQKPRSSLMESFVPLGGFFSSQSDLKGQLNGSFSCVPHCHQYGEKCEHEILAASKERFSVSSPDLYTSNLPQWLKTTEFGTAKALNVKTKDDGVLVDSSESCTPHTNLDSICQVLHQRIPEANTCPTVVGFQCTADNKNEDADNRVSKIIDKSPREYINLNSRIPVGVQTMSTLQSGSPFPALFMAKQEKNSPKLTDMFQKVKDLESGDLRSCNMSSSSVSDNCQLSPTSVISVTTDLGLGICSSPTSSKLKKPAVQYTMEPPKETPNQFSSSFNLDEENIQKLPSQSSSCLTFDYCRQVDARNPKILFEALSKEVSWQGEAIRAIVKTIVRGPTKRPEDHGANQRGDKWMNFVGPDRHGKKKLAVSLAELLYGSRENFTFVDLSSEEMKGCDVKFRGKTNLDFIVDECCKKPLSVVFIENVDKADIVAQSSLSQAIKTGKITDSKGREVSVNNAIFVFSFSCYQNSLIQTREPSNYSEERILRAKNGGIKIKVEHMVRDIRNQSISVANNSINVIPNLNFINKRKLISDNELRDPHLLSDTAKRAHTTSNRLLDLNLPAEENEQKQTDEGNFEHVSTDNQILWLQDLYNHVDETVIFKSYDFDALADRVLKLVRSNFNKIIGSECALQIQTEVTDQLLAAAYVSDRDMEVENWIEQVLCGGFTEVQRRFNLTASSIVKLTICPEQEPGVHLPPRIVLD is encoded by the exons ATGCCAACGCCAGTAACAGCGGCGAGGCAATGCTTAACACCGGAAGCCGGAAAAGCACTAGACGAAGCTGTCACCGTCGCAAAACGTCGTGGACATGCTCAAACGACGTCACTTCACGCCGTTTCAGCACTGTTATCACTTCCATCATCATCGATTCTACGTGACGCGTGTTGTCGTTCGAGAAACTCAGCTTATTCGCCACGGTTACAGTTCAAAGCACTCGATCTTTGTTTATCTGTGTCACTAGATAGAGCACCTTCATCGCATAATAATGTTTCTTCCGATCAAGAACCGCCGGTTTCGAATTCGTTTATGGCCGCGATAAAACGGTCTCAGGCGAATCAACGCCGTCATCCTGATAATTTTCATTtctatcatcaacaacaacagcagcaacagCAATTGCAGAATCAGCAAACGTTTTCCGTTTCAGCTGTTAAAGTTGAGTTACAGCATTTAGTTTTGTCTATTCTTGATGACCCGGTTGTTAGTCGGGTTTTCGCTGAAGCGGGTTTTCGGAGCTCCGAAATTAAAATCGCTATTCTTCGTCCTCTTCCGAATCTGTTCCGTTCACGTGGTCCGCCTGTTTTTCTCTGTAACCTACCGGAGCAGCCACGTCGGGGATTTGGGAttggattagggttagggtttccGTTTTTAAACGGATTTGGCGAGGAAGATGAAATTGACAATTTCCGGAGAATTGGAGAGATTCTCGTTCGGAGCAAAGGAAAAAATCCTCTGCTTCTCGGTGCATGTGCTAATGATGCTCTTAGAAATTTCACCGACACGGTGGAGAAACAAAGGGAGGGGGTTTTACCTTTGGAGCTAGCGGGGTTGCGTGTGTTTTGTATTGGGAAAGAATTGATGAGTGGTGACAGTGAAGTGGTGAGTTTGAGGTTGAAGCAAATTGCTGTGATAGTAGAGGAGTGTGTTGGACCTGGTGTTGTAGTGAGTTTTGGGGAGTTGAATGGTTTTGTGAATGATGAAGATGGTGGTGGTGGGTTTGGAGAAGGTGTTGTTAGGGAATTGGGGAAGTTGTTGAATATTCATTATGATAAGTTTTGGTTGGTGGGTTCTTCTGCTAGTTATGAGAGTTACTTGAAATTTCTTGGTAGGTTTCCTTCTGTGGAGAAAGATTGGGATTTGCAGATTCTTCCTATAACTTCTGTTAAGCCTGCTGAATCATATCAGAAGCCTAGGTCCAG CTTGATGGAATCATTTGTACCACTTGGTGGTTTTTTTTCATCACAGTCTGATTTGAAAGGTCAACTAAATGGTTCATTTTCTTGTGTTCCTCACTGTCATCAATATGGTGAAAAATGTGAACATGAAATCCTTGCTGCTTCAAAGGAAAGATTTTCCGTTTCATCTCCTGATCTATACACATCCAACTTACCTCAATGGTTAAAGACTACAGAATTTGGCACAGCAAAAGCATTGAATGTTAAG ACCAAAGATGATGGTGTTTTGGTGGATAGTAGTGAATCTTGTACGCCGCATACTAACTTGGACAGCATATGCCAAGTTCTGCATCAGCGTATCCCTGAGGCAAATACTTGTCCAACTGTTGTGGGGTTTCAATGTACTGCTGACAACAAAAACGAAGATGCTGACAACCGCGTCAGCAAAATCATAGACAAATCACCTAGAGAATACATCAATCTCAACTCTCGTATACCAGTTGGTGTTCAAACGATGTCAACGTTACAATCCGGAAGTCCTTTTCCTGCTCTCTTCATGGCAAAGCAGGAGAAAAATAGTCCTAAATTAACTGATATGTTCCAGAAAGTAAAAGATCTCGAGTCAGGTGACCTAAGATCATGTAACATGTCCAGTTCAAGTGTGAGCGATAATTGTCAACTGTCTCCAACATCTGTGATTTCGGTAACTACGGATCTAGGCTTAGGAATATGCTCCTCTCCTACCAGCAGTAAATTGAAGAAACCTGCAGTTCAATATACAATGGAGCCTCCAAAGGAAACTCCTAATCAATTTTCTTCAAGCTTTAATTTGGACGAAGAGAATATCCAGAAGCTTCCATCCCAATCTTCATCCTGCTTAACTTTTGACTATTGTCGACAAGTTGATGCTAGAAATCCTAAAATTCTTTTCGAAGCTCTTTCCAAAGAGGTAAGCTGGCAAGGTGAAGCCATAAGGGCTATTGTCAAAACAATAGTCCGTGGCCCAACAAAAAGGCCTGAAGACCATGGAGCAAATCAGCGGGGGGACAAATGGATGAATTTTGTTGGACCTGATAGGCATGGTAAAAAGAAACTTGCTGTTTCTCTAGCTGAGTTATTGTACGGAAGCCGGGAAAACTTTACTTTTGTGGATCTAAGTTCTGAAGAAATGAAAGGATGCGATGTGAAATTCAGAGGAAAGACTAACCTTGATTTTATTGTCGATGAATGCTGCAAGAAACCATTGTCTGTTGTTTTCATTGAAAATGTTGACAAAGCAGATATAGTAGCTCAAAGTAGTTTGTCTCAAGCCATCAAGACAGGAAAAATCACAGACTCGAAAGGACGAGAAGTTAGTGTAAACAATGCAATATTTGTATTTTCCTTCTCATGTTATCAAAATAGTTTGATTCAAACAAGGGAACCTTCCAACTATTCTGAGGAAAGAATACTGAGGGCAAAGAACGGAGGTATCAAGATAAAAGTTGAACATATGGTTAGAGACATCAGAAATCAAAGCATCAGTGTAGCTAACAATTCAATAAATGTCATTCCCAATCTAAATTTCATAAACAAACGAAAATTGATTAGTGACAATGAACTTCGCGATCCCCATTTACTCTCAGATACGGCTAAAAGGGCACATACAACATCAAATCGGCTTTTAGATTTGAATCTTCCAGCCGAAGAGAATGAACAGAAACAAACAGATGAGGGAAACTTTGAACATGTCTCAACCGACAACCAAATCCTCTGGTTGCAAGATTTGTATAATCATGTTGATGAAACTGTAATTTTTAAATCATATGATTTTGATGCACTTGCAGATAGAGTGTTGAAATTGGTGAGAAGTAACTTCAACAAAATTATTGGATCCGAGTGTGCCTTACAAATCCAAACAGAAGTTACGGACCAATTGCTTGCAGCCGCATATGTATCGGATAGGGATATGGAGGTGGAGAACTGGATTGAGCAAGTTCTCTGTGGTGGATTCACTGAAGTGCAGAGAAGATTCAACCTCACTGCTAGTTCTATTGTGAAACTAACCATATGTCCAGAGCAAGAACCAGGTGTACACCTTCCACCAAGGATAGTTTTAGACTGA
- the LOC123894786 gene encoding jasmonate-induced oxygenase 2-like: MLKSQKDWPEPIIRVQSLSEGCIDSIPDRYIKPPTDRPIVNSSSNDDTNIPIIDLGGLNSDDLDVQDSILKQISDACHNWGFFQIVNHGVSHDLMDKARETWREFFHMPMEMKQQYANSPTTYEGYGSRLGVEKGAILDWSDYYFMHYLPSSLKDYNKWPDSPSSCREVFDEYGKELVKLSGRLMKILSLNLGLEEKILENAFGGEEIGACMRVNFYPKCPRPELTLGLSSHSDPGGMTMLLPDDQVAGLQVRKFDNWITVNPVRHGFIVNIGDQIQVLSNAKYKSVEHRVIVNSDQERLSLAFFYNPKSDIPIEPLKQLVTPEKPALYPAMTFDEYRLFIRMRGPCGKSQVESMKSL; encoded by the exons ATGTTGAAAAGCCAAAAAGATTGGCCTGAACCAATCATTAGAGTTCAATCCTTGTCTGAAGGATGCATAGATTCAATCCCAGATAGGTATATCAAGCCTCCAACTGATAGGCCTATTGTAAACTCTTCTTCTAATGATGATACTAATATTCCAATCATAGACCTTGGAGGCTTAAATAGTGATGACCTTGATGTTCAAGATTCAATCCTTAAGCAAATTTCTGATGCTTGTCATAATTGGggattttttcaaattgtaaACCATGGAGTGAGTCATGATTTGATGGACAAAGCTAGAGAAACTTGGCGTGAATTCTTTCACATGCCTATGGAAATGAAGCAACAATATGCAAATTCTCCAACAACTTATGAAGGGTATGGTAGTAGACTTGGAGTTGAGAAAGGTGCTATTCTTGATTGGAGTGATTACTACTTTATGCACTATCTTCCTTCTTCACTCAAGGATTATAACAAATGGCCTGATTCTCCTTCATCTTGCAG GGAAGTGTTTGATGAGTATGGTAAAGAATTAGTGAAGCTAAGTGGGAGATTAATGAAAATTTTGTCCTTAAACCTTggattagaagaaaaaattctTGAAAATGCATTTGGAGGTGAAGAAATAGGGGCATGCATGAGAGTTAATTTTTATCCAAAGTGTCCAAGGCCAGAATTAACATTAGGATTATCATCACACTCAGACCCAGGAGGTATGACTATGTTGCTTCCAGATGATCAAGTTGCTGGTCTTCAAGTTCGAAAATTTGATAATTGGATTACGGTCAACCCTGTTCGACATGGTTTCATAGTCAACATAGGTGACCAAATACAG GTTCTAAGCAATGCAAAGTACAAGAGTGTGGAGCACAGAGTGATTGTGAATTCAGATCAAGAAAGACTTTCTCTTGCATTTTTCTATAACCCCAAAAGTGATATACCAATTGAGCCATTAAAACAGCTTGTAACACCAGAAAAGCCTGCACTCTACCCAGCAATGACTTTTGATGAATACAGACTCTTCATTAGAATGAGAGGACCTTGTGGCAAATCTCAAGTTGAATCTATGAAGTCTCTATGA
- the LOC123895795 gene encoding uncharacterized protein LOC123895795, translating to MRGKISAENLLFDPEIERTARRNNSQRKKRKQLAKQKKLQEGTSTSISSTSSISEEMADDPPRNEGGGAGIRPCHNSPRRLAHLARPPRGARQTEMKTGLLQLLYANPFTGLSHEDPYNHLVKFYEIAGSLGAPEAEEEAVFMKMFPHSLIGKAKDWYLDLPAQVMTNWNTLEEKFLDRFFPHHKFMESKTSIAVFSQGSNETLCEAWDRYKAMLRKCPNHGFDELTQIHIFRNGLLQDSKLLLDATAGGSLLSLSAADATTIIEKMSLSDRQSERSKTQRKPGILELDTSDAMLAQNKLLTNTVEELSKQMSKIITLQEGSGKAKQVASCELCTGDHPTGHCPPSHEEVNFMANQQRQSQYPNNAGYQRGNNSNYGQGWRQDVGSSNRQRQYESYSQPPVQQTQNSNLEEALRSFIEMQTKQNQQQNQFVQETQVYQRGNDAVLRNLETQIGQIAKEMANNKNQGGSFAANTEPNPKEQCKSITTRSGKEVGKGIGDNLRKEEEVMIRADEEEVGEKKGEKEVEVRKEKSSLPQHLPYPHVPSKKDKERQYARFLDIFKRLQINIPFSEALEQMPTYAKFMKEILTKKRRYNDDEVIQLDASCSAIIQRTLPTKEKDPGRVTLPVTIGNVNVGKALIDLGSSINLIPLSVIQRVGGLDITRTRMTLQLADKSITRPSGMAEDVLVKVDKFIFPIDFVVMDIEEDDDVPLILGRPFMKTARMMIDIDDGVMKVRVQDEEVSFNLWEAMKHPHEKDMCFKLDATEEAILDVRKQAHRPSSLEQALTDAFETLDPEKEEEIEDFLKQLDAFKEVPQPEVEIEELKEDGKPVEVKLELKTLPSHLKYVFLGDDDQKPVIISNSLSKGEEESLIQVLKNNKEAIGWALSDLKGISPSYCMHSIMMEDDYKPVAQPQRRLNPTMKEVVRKEVVKLLEAGMIYPISDSAWVSPVQVVKERRDDSDCK from the exons ATGCGAGGAAAGATTTCTGCAGAGAATTTACTTTTTGATCCAGAAATCGAAAGAACAGCAAGGAGAAACAATAGTCAacgaaagaaaagaaaacaactaGCCAAACAAAAGAAGCTGCAAGAAGGAACTTCAActtctatttcttcaacatcCTCAATCTCCGAAGAGATGGCTGACGATCCGCCACGTAACGAAGGTGGAGGTGCCGGTATAAGGCCATGTCACAACAGTCCACGGAGACTTGCTCATCTTGCAAGGCCTCCCAGAGGTGCAAGACAAACGGAGATGAAAACCGGACTCTTGCAATTGTTATATGCTAACCCTTTTACAGGTTTGTCACATGAAGATCCGTACAACCATTTGGTCAAATTCTATGAAATTGCCGGTTCACTTGGTGCTCCTGAAGCGGAGGAGGAAGCGGTGTTCATGAAAATGTTTCCACATTCATTAATAGGAAAGGCCAAAGATTGGTACCTTGATTTACCAGCTCAAGTTATGACAAATTGGAATACTTTGGAAGAAAAGTTTCTTGATCGGTTCTTTCCACATCATAAATTCATGGAGTCAAAAACATCAATTGCGGTGTTTTCTCAAGGCTCCAATGAGACTCTATGTGAAGCATGGGATCGATACAAAGCAATGCTGCGTAAATGCCCTAATCATGGATTTGATGAACTAacccaaattcatatttttagaaatggtCTTTTGCAGGATTCAAAGCTCCTTTTAGATGCAACAGCAGGTGGTTCTCTTTTATCATTAAGTGCTGCAGATGCTACGACTATCATTGAAAAAATGTCACTTAGTGATCGACAAAGTGAACGCAGCAAAACTCAAAGAAAGCCTGGGATTCTTGAACTTGATACTTCAGATGCTATGTTAGCTCAAAACAAGCTTCTCACTAACACGGTGGAAGAGCTATCAAAACAAATGTCTAAGATAATCACCTTACAAGAAGGATCAGGGAAAGCAAAGCAAGTAGCATCTTGTGAATTATGCACCGGAGATCATCCAACTGGTCATTGTCCTCCATCTCATGAAGAGGTGAACTTCATGGCAAATCAACAAAGACAGAGTCAGTATCCGAATAATGCTGGCTATCAAAGGGGAAACAACTCAAACTATGGTCAAGGTTGGAGACAAGATGTTGGCTCATCAAATAGGCAAAGACAATATGAAAGCTACAGTCAACCACCGGTACAACAAACTCAAAATTCTAATTTGGAAGAAGCTTTGAGATCATTCATAGAGATGCAGaccaaacaaaatcaacaacaaaatcagtTTGTGCAAGAAACTCAAGTCTACCAAAGAGGCAATGATGCGGTGTTAAGAAATCTTGAGACTCAGATTGGTCAAATAGCAAAAGAAATGGCCAATAACAAAAATCAAGGAGGATCATTTGCAGCCAACACCGAACCAAATCCAAAAGAACAATGCAAGTCAATTACAACAAGAAGCGGTAAGGAAGTTGGCAAGGGAATAGGTGATAATTTGAGGAAGGAAGAGGAGGTTATGATACGAGCAGATGAAGAGGAGGTTGGAGAAA agAAGGGAGAGAAGGAGGTTGaagtgagaaaagaaaagagtagTTTACCTCAACATCTGCCATATCCACATGTTCCATCAAAGAAGGATAAAGAAAGGCAGTATGCAAGGTTTTTGGATATCTTTAAAAGATTGCAAATTAACATTCCATTTTCCGAAGCCTTGGAGCAGATGCCAACATATGCAAAATTCATGAAAGAAATCCTTACCAAGAAGAGAAGgtacaatgatgatgaagttattCAACTTGATGCAAGCTGTAGTGCCATTATTCAACGAACTCTtccgacaaaagaaaaagatccgGGGAGAGTCACGTTGCCGGTCACCATTGGTAATGTGAATGTTGGAAAAGCCCTTATTGATTTAGGGTCAAGCATCAATCTTATTCCTTTATCGGTGATTCAACGGGTTGGTGGTCTTGACATCACCCGTACAAGAATGACGTTACAACTTGCTGATAAATCCATCACTCGTCCATCGGGAATGGCTGAAGATGTTCTTGTAAAAGTTGATAAGTTTATATTCCCTATAGACTTTGTGGTGATGGATATTGAAGAGGATGATGATGTTCCGTTAATTCTTGGAAGGCCATTCATGAAAACTGCTCGTATGATGATTGATATTGATGACGGGGTGATGAAAGTTCGAGTTCAAGATGAGGAAGTCAGTTTTAATTTGTGGGAAGCTATGAAACATCCACATGAGAAAGATATGTGCTTCAAACTTGATGCAACTGAAGAAGCCATATTAGATGTGAGGAAGCAAGCACATAGGCCTTCATCTCTTGAACAAGCCTTGACTGATGCTTTTGAAACACTAGACcctgaaaaagaagaagagattgaGGACTTCTTGAAGCAACTTGATGCTTTTAAAGAAGTACCTCAACCTGAAGTTGAGATTGAAGAGTTAAAGGAGGATGGAAAGCCGGTAGAAGTCAAACTTGAGCTGAAGACACTACCATCACACCTCAAGTATGTTTTCCTTGGAGATGATGATCAAAAACCAGTAATAATCAGTAATTCTCTATCAAAAGGTGAAGAAGAAAGTCTGATCCAAGTGCTAAAGAACAACAAAGAAGCAATAGGATGGGCATTATCCGACTTAAAAGGTATTAGTCCATCTTATTGTATGCATAGTATTATGATGGAGGATGATTATAAGCCAGTTGCACAACCTCAACGTCGATTGAATCCAACAATGAAGGAGGTTGTAAGAAAAGAAGTGGTAAAGTTACTTGAAGCTGGTATGATCTATCCGATTTCCGACAGTGCTTGGGTTAGTCCAGTCCAGGTGGTTAAAGAAAGGAGGGATGACAGTGATTGCaaatga